The nucleotide sequence GAGGCGCAGATCGAGAACGCGCGCGGCTTGGTCAACGTCGACGCCATCGCGGCGGCCTCCCCCCGCCTTGAGGCGATCATCTTCGGCCCGGCGGACTTCATGGCGTCGATCAACATGAAGTCGCTGATCGTCGGCGAGCAGCCGCCGGGCTACGACACCGGCGACGCCTACCACTACATCCTCATGCGCATCCTCATGGCCGCGCGCATGCACGACCTCCAGGCGGTCGACGGCCCGTACCTCCAGATCAAGGACGTCGACGGGTTCCGCCGCGTGGCCGGCCGCTCCGCCGCGCTCGGTTTCGACGGCAAGTGGGTGCTGCACCCCGGCCAGATCGACGCCGCCAACGAGGTGTACGCCCCGTCGCAGGCCGACTACGACCACGCCGAGCTGATCCTTGACGCGTACGACTGGTGCACGTCGGAGGCCGGCGGCAAGAAGGGCGCCGCGATGCTCGGCGACGAGATGATCGACGAGGCCTCGCGCAAGATGGCCCTGGTCATCTCGGCGAAGGGCCGCGCCGCGGGCATGACCCGCACGAGCAAGTTCGAGCCCCCGCAGGGCTGACGTCCCGGTCGGCCCCGGCTCGCCCGGGGCCGGTCGCGGCGGCGCCCGGTTCCGGCACCGGTCAGCCGGTGGCCGGGCCGGTGCCCAGCGGCAGCACGACCCATGTCGTCTTGCCGCCGTCCTCGGTGGACTGCACCTCGGCGATCCCGTGGGCCTCGGCGACCACCTCGTGGACGACGCCCAGGCCGTCGCAGTGCGCCTCCCGGGCCCGGGGGTCGGCGTCGTGGACGCCGACGCCGATGTGGCCGTCGCCCAGGACCATGGTCAGGGTGAGGGTCGGCGAGAGGCGGTCGGCGTTGCGGACCGAGACGGCGGCCAGCTCGGACACGATCAGGCGCAGGTCGTACGCCAGGTCGGTGCCGGGCGCGACACCCCAGTCGGCGAGCGCCTCGGTGAGCAGGCGGCGCGCTTGCGGAACGGCCGCGGGGGCCGCGGTGAGCCGGGCGGTACGGTGCCGGGCCGTCCGCCGGTCGGCGGTCGTCATCAAGGTCCTCGCACGACGAACGGGCGGTGGAGTCGGACGCGACGCGGTCGGGTGGACCCCTCGGCGGCGCCCTGAACCCGCGTGGCCCCCCGGCGCACGGCCCCGGCGGGATTCGAAGACTCCGCATAGCATGGCGCGCCCGGAGATCATGTCGCAATGCGTTCGGCGCACCGGATCCGGTACACCGGCTCCGGCATCGGCCGCGGCGGCGGGTCTGCGCGGGTAGACAAGCGGTGTACGCCGCGGCCCGGCCGGCGGTCCGGATGCCCGGCCACCGGGTTCCGACCAGGCGTGTTTCCGGCATCAGCAGCCCCGAGCGAGGCGGAGGCCCCGTTGACATCTCCCTCGACCGAAGCACCCGCCCGGCTCGTCGGCCGATGCTCGCCCCGCCTCCCCGGAGGCCCGCGATGAGCGCCCTGCGGTCGCGGGCCGCGGGAGACGGCGACTTCCGTTCCGGCGAACCGGGGGCGCGGCAGGTGCGGCGGCTCCCCTTCGGCACCGGCGCGGGGGCCGTGACCCGGGCGCGGACGTTCCTGCGGACCGCGATGCAGGCGTACGGCTGGCGGCCGGCGTCGGATCAGGCGGTCGAACTCGCCGCGGACGACATCGTGCTGGTCGCCGTCGAACTGGTCACCAACGCGTGCCTGCACGGCGGCGGTCCGGTCGAGCTGCGCGTCGTCCGGGCCGACGGCGTCGTGCGCGTCGAGGTCGAGGACCGCACCGAGGTGCAGCCGGTGCCGCGCGATCCCTTCGAGGGAACGCGCACGGGCGGGCACGGACTGCTCATCGTGCGGCGGCTCTCGCGGCGGTGGGGTGCCGTCGTGCACCCGGGGCGCGGGAAGACCGTCTGGGCGGAGCTGGCGGAGCCCGGCCGGGGCACCGGGTCCTGACCCGTGCGGGACGGCGGCATCGCATCCTCCCCGGGGCCGGCGCCGCCCGTCGGCTCGTGGCGGCCGAGCGGGCACGGTCGGGGGCTCCCGGCCCCTGTTCGAGAGCCGACCGACCGTACGAATGAAACGTGTTACAGAAATCGCCTCGGGTATTCACCCGCGCTTCGCCGGTGAAGTCAAGGGACGCCGCCGGTGGCGCGGGCGGCGGCCCCGAGCCGGGTGGCGGCCACGGGTCGCGTGGGGCCGAGACGGGCGCGGCGGTGGACGCGAACTGAGCCGGAACGGCCCGGAGTCGGCGCCGGTTCGGCGCGCAACCCTTGTGGCGCACGGTTGTTCGTCGCGTCGAGCCCGTGGCCGGCGGGGTGGGCCGGGCGGTGGGGGCAGGGGCGGACGAGGGACAGATCAGGGGCAGATCAGGGGCAGATCAGGGGCAGATCAGGGTCATATCAGGGTCAGGGTCAACTGCGCGGCGTAGGGCTGCGGTTCGGCGGGGGCGGGCAGGGTGATCCGCACCGAGGCGTCCACCTGGAACTCGCCGCCGGTGACCTCGCCCAGGCTCGGGTTCTGCCGGCACAGCAGCTCGGGGTTGGTGCGCGCGTCGCCGGGCAGGCCGCCCGAGACCGCGCTCGATCCGTCGCCCGCCGCCGTGCAGCCCGGTATCCAGTGGAACGCGGAGCCCGGGAGCACCGATCCGTCGGGGGCGACGAAGTCGCCGATCTGGCCCGTCAGCGTCCAGCCCAGGGTGCTGCCCCGGTCGTCGGTGACGGTCAACGGCCGCAGTTCCCCGGTGACTTCGCCGGGAGAGCCGTTCGACGGTGACGCGCCCAGGATGACGCCGCCGTCCTGGGACGGCGTGATGTACAGCGGCCCGGCCGGACGCGGGCTGTTCGGGGCGCCGGGGGCGGCGCCCGGGGCGCCCTCCGGGGTCTCCGGGGTCTCCGGGGTCGGTGCGCCCGCCGGTTGCGTGCCCGGGAGGGGTTCGGCGCCGGGGACGGCCGGCGGTGTCGAGGCGCCGGGGGTTCCTGTTGCCGGGGTGCCGTCGGGGGAGCCGGGAGTCCCGGTCGTGGTGGGGGCGGTCGGTGCGCCGTCCGGGGGCGGTGTGGCGCCGCCGGACGTACCGCCCGTCGTCCCGCCGTTGGTCGATCCTCCCGACGAAGTCCCGCCGTCCGCACCGCCCGTGGCGCCGCCCGAGGTGCCTCCGAGAGGCGGTTCGCTCGGGTCGCCGACGGCGATCGCCGTGGAGACGGCCGGGGTTCCGGTCGGTGTGCACGCCGACGGGTCGCCGACCAGCCACGTGTCGATCGTGTAGCCGGCGGGGGCGAGGTCGACGCGGCCCTCCTTCGCGACCGTGAAGGTGCCCGTCATCGCCTCGACGTACAGCGGGTCGGACCCCCACGCGGCCGGATTCCGCGTCGGTCCGGCCACCGCGACGTCGCCGGTCTGCGCGCCGGTCAGTCTCACGACGCCCGCGGGCCGCGCGCTGTTCTGGGCGACGAGCACCCAGCTCGACGGATTGCGCGGCGGTGTCTTCCAGTTCCACGTCACGGTGACGACGTCGCCGACCGCGTACGCGTCCTTCACGGGCGCGACGGTCAGCTCGACCTGCGGCTGCCACGTGAACGCCGGTCCGTTGAGCGGCGGCGGCACGCAGCTCACGGAGTTCGTCACGACGGCGGCTCTCGCGGACGGACTCCCGGCCCCGAACCCCGCCGCCGCGGCGACGAGCCCGAAGCCGACCAGAAGAGCGGTGCGCCGTGCGGCCATGCTGCGAATCCCCTTCCCGGCCCCGCCGTTCGCCGGACCGCCGTTCCCGACACCTGTCGTTCAGTGCCCGGCAGCCATTCACCCGGGTGCACTGACGGTCTGTCAAGACGTGGGCCGTACAAGGCGCGTCCCATCTCCCGGCAGAGTGCGGTCGGGAAACGTCCGCGCCGAAAGTCACCGTACGCCCTTGGGGTGGCGCGCCGTTCGACATCGGCCCGCGACCGGAAATTGATGCGGATGACTCAAACCGACACGTGTCGGTTATGGACATTGCGGTTGATGTGGAGCAATCGGCCTGCCGGGCAGGCGATTTCGCGTCGCGGCGGGCCCGGAGCGCGGCCCGGGATGGCGTGTTTTTTCTGGCCATGGCTGTTGTTCGCTCATGGGACTTGCCGTACCGTCGCCCCATGATCTGACGTGCCATCAATGACTGAAACAGTCTTGATGTTGTTCTCTCGGGCTCGGTGCCGACCGGTTTTCGCTCTCCCGGGAGCCGGTCGCCCCGCCCAGGGCCTGCGCGCTCGCCGGTGCGGGCCGTCGAGTCCGTTTCGGGCCCGGAGCCACCGGGTCCCGAGCGGATGAACGATCGCGAACTCCGGTGCCCCGGAAGGCGCGAACGGTCCGTACAGGACGAGAAGCCGGCGCCGCGGCCCGCGTGCCACGCACGGACCGCCGGAGCCGTCGACAACGACAGGCAAGTCCCCGAAGGGAGAACCACCCCCATGGTCAAGCCCACGAAACGGATCGCCGGCGGGCTGTTGGCATCGGCCTTCGCGGTCGGCTCCGCACTCGCGTTCGCGCCGTCGGCGTACGCGGGCGAGGTCACCGCGAACGTGAAGTGCTCCCTGCCGGCCGGTGCGGGCGAGGCGGAAGGCATGCAGAAGATCACCGTCGAGGCCCCCTCCTCGGCCGCCGCGGGCGCCGAGGTCGACGTCAAGGTGACGCTCGGCGAGAGCCCCGCCAAGAGCCCCCTCGCCCTCGACGGTGTCGAGCTGACGCCGTCGATCGACTTCAAGGTCGGCAACGACACCGTGACCGTCACCGGTACGGCGTCGACGATCAACGTCAAGGCGAACGAGTCCATCACGGCACCGCCGTTCAACGGCAAGTTCAAGGTGCCCGCGGGCGCTTCCGGGTCCATCGACCTGATCCCGGTCAAGCTCGGCAACGCGGTCAACGTCCCCGGGATCGGGGCGCTCACCGCCGACTGCACCGTCAACGGCGCGGGCAAGGTCGCCTCCATCTCGGTCTCGGGCGGCGGCACGACCGGTTCCAGCACGGGCAGTTCCACATCGGGGACCACCGGCGGCACGACCTCGGGCACCACCGGGTCGACGACCTCCGGCACCACGGGCAGCACCACCTCGGGTACGACCGGGTCGACCTCCTCCGGCGGCTCGGGCACGTCCTCCGGGACGACCGGCACCTCCGGCTCGGGCAGCTCCACCGGGTCCTCGGGCGCCACGACCGGCGGCAGCCTGCCCAAGACCGGCCCGCTGGACGACGCCGTCTCGATGGGCCTCGTCGGCGGCACCGTCGGCCTCCTCGGCATCGGCGCGGTCCTCGTCGCGACCCGCAAGGTGCGGTCGCGCAACAACACCGCCTGATCCCCCACCGGCAATCGCTGCCGCCGGGCCGTACCGCGTGCTCGGCGGCAGCGCGACGGGCCGGTACCTCTGCGGCGTGACAACGGATATATCAGGAATATCACCATCTTGATGCGACCCGTCGGGTCGCTCCGACCCCATGCCGCCTTACCTTCACCCGACCCGGCGGTCTCCGCGCGGCCCGGTCCGCGCGGGCACGCGAATCACCGCCACCCGAGCGTGTGAAGGCCTCCCGGCCGGCGCCTCCCCGGCCGGGACCCCGAACGGCCCGACCCCGGGGCCGGACGGCGGGAGCCACCCGCTGTCCGGCCCCGGGACGACAGGCCGCTGCGGATCGGCGCAGAGCGGACGGGTGGGACGGGCAAACCGGCCCGTTCCACCCACCCCGCCCGGCACCGGACCGCACCCCGTACCGCCACCGCGGCGGTACGCCACCGCCGCACCCGGACGACGTCCCCGGTCTCCGCTCCCCGGACGCCGTCCCGCAGCACCGCGCAGGCCGATCCGCAGAATCCCCGGCACAGGAGAACAGAGATGACGGACACGCCGACCTCCCCCCGGGGAAGATCCCCCCGGTCCCCGCGCGCGGGCCTGCGCTCCCGCGCGCTGTCCCTGCTGACCGTGCTGGGCACGGTCCTCGCCGCGTTCCTCGTGGTCCCGCCGCCCGCCGCGCACGCCGCGGGCAACGGCGAGTGGTCGGTCGACCCGTACGTCCCGCCGGGCGGCGACCAGAACAACCGCCGCTACTTCTTCCTGAACGGCTCGGCGGGCGACACCATCAACGACACCGTCGTGATCACCAACTCCAGCGAACGCCCCATGACGTTCAAGGTGTTCGGCGCCGACGCGTTCAACACCCCGCGCGACGGCGCGTTTTCGGTACGGCGCATCGACGACCCGCAGAAGGGCATCGGCGCATGGCTCCGGGTCGCCCCCGGCCAGGACACCGTCACGCTGCAGCCCAAGACCCGGATCGCGGTGCCGTTCGGCATCGCCATACCCGCCAACGCCCGTCCCGGCGACCATATCGGCGGCATCCTCGCGCTCAACACCGAGCCGGTCGGACAGCAGCAGGACGGGCAAGTCCGCGTCGACCTCAAGATGCAGGTGGGCGCCCGCATCTACCTCAAGGTCGACGGACCGACCCTGCCCGCCATGGAGGTTCGCGACGTACGCGTCGAACGCGACGCCGGCATCGGGGAGTTCTTCGGATCGGGCGCGGCCACCATCCACTACACGGTCGTCAATCGCGGCAATGTGATCGTGCGTCCGCACCTCGAACTCAAGGTCTCGGGACTCTTCGGCCGCACCCTGCTCACCCGCACGAGCGATCCGCGGAACCCGCTGGAGATCTTCCCCGGCGAGTCCGTCGAGCTGGTGCAGAAGTGGGGCGGCGCGCCGCGCCTCGACCGGGTCGACGTCGACGTCAAGGCGGTCAGCGAGCAGGACGGGGTCACGCTCAGCGACAAGGCGGGCACCGCGTACACCGCCGTGCCCTGGCCCGCGCTGCTCACCCTCGCGCTGCTGCTGATCGCGGGCGGCGTGGCGTGGCAACTGCTGCGCAACCGCAAGGGCGGCGGCGGAACGGGCGACGACAAGGCCGAGAACAACGGCCCCGACGCACCCGCCGGCGACGACGCGGCACCCGGCCACGACGGCACTGGGAAGGACGCCCCCGAGACGAACGCCCCCGCGGCGGACGGCTCCCCGGGATCCGACGCCGGGACGGGGGCGACCGCCGACGACGCGACGCGGGAAATCGTCCCCGTGCCCAAAGCGGGCGACGAGACGGCCGACCCGGCGGGGGTGCCCCGCTGATGCCCCACGCCTTCCGCCGCATCCCCGGCGGTCCGGTCGAACACCGGCCCGCCCGGGGCGCGTTCGCGTACCCTCCGACCGACTCCTCCGCCACCCGGCGCACGGCCGTGTGGCGCATACTCCTGCTGCCCGCCTGCCTGTTGGTGCTCGCCCTGGTGGCCGCGCCGGGCGTGTACGCCGCCTCGCCCGCCCCGGAGCCGCCGCCCGCGGGCGGCGACGCGCAACTGGCGCCGACCACCGCGACCGCCCCCGGCGCCGACGTCCACGTCACCGGGACGGGCTGGAGCCCCGGCGCGATGGTCAACATCGCGGTGTGCGGCCGGAACGGCCAGGGCGGCAGCTCGTCCTGCGCGGTTCCCACATCGGTCAACACCACGGTCCCCGCCGGGGGAACGCTCGACGTGGCGCTCAAGGTCGAGACGCCGCCGGTCCCCTGCCCGTGTGTGATCCGCGTCGTCACGGTCACGGGGGGCACCTCGGCGACGCGCAGCACCCCGCTCGACATCCCGGGCGCCCCGTACGAACCGCTGTCCGAGACCGGGAAGTCGCCCGGGCGCCTCACCTTCATCCGGAGCGAACTCACCGGCGGGGACACGATCTTCACGTGGTTCGGCTCACCCGTGAGCCGACGGTTCGAGATCGAGGTCGGCAACATGGGCGAAACGCCCATCACCGACCCGGTGTTCCGGATCGGCGTGTTCGAGGGCGTGTTCGCGCCGTCGTGGGAGGACAAGGCCTGGACCGGCACGATCCAGCCGGGCCAGCGGGTCACCGTCAGCCTGCCCATCGAGCTGAAGCCGCGCCAGCACGGCGAGTTCCGCTACCGCGTGATGTACGGCGACAAGGTCGTCGACGAGGTCGTCCTCACCGTGGGACGGCCGTGGGGCGTCTACCTGTTCGGCGCGCTCGCCGTCGTCGTCGTCCCCATGGCGGTGTGGCGTCTGGTGGGCAACCTCATCCGGGCCGTCAAGGAGCACCGCAAGAACTCCGCCGAGGAACGCGAACGCGAGGTCGGGGTGCCGGGCGCCGCCGAGCCCGGGACACGCGATCCGGACCGGGACGAGGCGGGCACCGGGCCCGGCCCGGTGCCGCGCCGCACCGACGAGCCCGTGGTCGTGGGGACGCGGCTGTTCCCGCCGTCCGCCGCCGACGCGAACCCGGCGTCCGCGCGCGCGGTTTCACCGACGGGCCCGTCCTCCGACGGCGACGAGACCCGCGTCCTGCCCGCCACCCGGGCCGAGGACCGGCCCGCCGGCGGACGGCCCCCGGAAGCCGCGCACGTCCTCGCCGGGAAGCCGGGAGAGGAGCGCGGGACGCCATGACCTACCGGCCCGGGCAGGGAACGGCGACGCTCGTGGGCACCGCCTTCGCGGTCGCCGTCACGGCGGCGGTCCTCGCGACGTTCTTCCTGTTCCCCGGCGGGGGATGCAACGGGGACGCGTGCGGCGACGCGAGCGATCCGACCGTCCGGGCGGTCACCGACGTCCTCCCGGCCCCGGGGGCGCCCGAGGCCCCGGGGACGCCCGGCGCCCCGGCGCCGACCGGCACCGGCTCCGGAGGCGACCCGTCGGCCGACCCCGCGGCCCGGGCCGGCGGGACCGCCGGCACCGCCGCGGATACCGACCCCGACCTGTGGTTCTCCACCGAGATCGGGCAGCCCTCGGCCGCCCCCGAGGCGCCGCGGTCGGCCTCCGGCGACGTCAGCGCGATGCTGCACGCCGGGCCGCTGCGCGTCCTCACCCCCGCCCCGAACCCGGGGACGGGGCTCCTCACGGTCGACCGGTCGAGCGGCACCGCCACGGGGAGCCTGACCCCCCTGCTCGTCCAGGACTTCCGGGGCTCCACGACCGGTTGGTCGCTCACCGCCACGATGTCGGACTTCACCGGTCCGGGCGGCGCGACGCTCGACGCCGGCCGCCTGGCATGGGAGCCGCGCTGCGACGCCCACCCGGGACCGGCGGCACCGTACCCCAGCACCGCGGTCGCCGGGTCGCCGGTCTCCGCGGGCCGTACCGCGCTCCTGTGCTCCACCCCCTCCGCGCGAGGGGTGACCGGAGGTCAGTTCGACGTGGGCGCCGATTTCCGGCTGCCCGTGCCCGCCGGATCGACCCGATCCGGCGGCTACACCGCGACGTTGCTGCTGACTTTGACCTGACCGCCGCACCCCGCGACCGGCCGGGTGGACGAAGCGATGGGGCAAGTCCCGCCCCGGAGAAGGGAGTACGCAGTCCGATGGCCACACGGAGATGGAGGGCCGCCCTCGTCGCGGGAGTGAGCGCGGCGTGTGCGACCGGGGGAGTACTGGCCCTCGGACCCGCGGCCCACGCCGCACCGGCGACCCGCACCGCGCACGTCGTTTTCGCGTGCGCGTGGGAACCGCCGTCCGGAGCAAGCCCGTACGGTCCCGCGTTCACGATCGGCCCCGAACTCGCGCTGCGCGTCGAGCCCGGGGCGGCCGTCGGAGACAAGGTCGAACTCTCGGTGCGCATCGGCGAGTTCAGCCTCCCCACGGACTCCGGTGCGCACGATCTCGCCTACACCGGCGCGACGTTGACCGCGTCCGCCGCCGTCGGGCGGTCCGCCGCCCCCGACGTGACGCTGGCGGCCACCGGCGACGGCAGGGCGGTCGGGGCCGGCGGCGCCGTCGCCCCCGGCGACTTCCGGCAGGCGTACGACCTCACCGAGGCCGGACCGCACACGTTCGTCGTCGACAACGTGACCTTCACCTTCGCCGACCGCACCGACGGCGGTTCGGCGGATCTGAAGTGCAACGCCCAGAGCACCGCGGGCAGTTGGCCCGCGCTCATGGTGAGCGCCGCGAGCACGCCGCCGGCGCCGTCCGGACCGCGGACGCTCCAGCAGGGCGTCCAGGTCTCCGGCTCGGACGACACCTCCCCGACGGCCACCGGCACCCCCACGAGCCCGACGCCCACGACCGGCACGCCGACCACGGCGGCGCCCACCACCTCGGCCCCCGCCGGAACCACCGCCTCCGGTTCCGACGGAGGAAGCCTCGCCCCCACCGGCTCCGGTGGGTCGAAGGTCCTGGCCTTCGCCCTGCTCGCCGCGTCGCTTCTGCTCGGCGGCCTCGCGGTGATCCTGGCCCTTCCGAACCGCCGAAGGCGCCTCCGCTCCGGCTGACCGCCGCCCGGATCGCGGCGGCACACGGAGCCCACGCACGGAGCAACTTCACTTCGGAGATTGGGAATCGCAACCTATGAGGAAAGCCAAAAGGAGAACCGCCGCCCTGCTGGGCGCGGTGACGATCGCCGGCACCGCCGGCCTGACCGCGCTGGCGCCCGCGGCGTACGCGGGCACCGTGACGGTGGACGCGGCGTGCAAGGTGCCGATCGTGGGAGACAAGAACGGCCCCCAGGAGATCAAGGTCGACTTCGACGTCACCGAGGGCCCGGCCGGTGCCACGGTCACCGCCTCCGTCGACATGGGCCCGCCGCCGATCACCAGCCCGATCGCCGTGAACGGCGCCAAGTCGAAGAGCGTCATCCACCTGACCATGTCCGGCGCCGCGACCGGGCAGATCGACCTGGCGAGCCCCGAGACCACGCTCGACATCCCGGCCAACGTACCGATCGACCCCGACCCGTTCACGACCACGTTCACGATCCCCGCGACCGCCGCCGACGGCGCGATCACGTTCGTGCCCACGAGCATGGACAGCACCACGACGGTCCCCGGCTTCGGCGACCAGGTCGCGCCGTGCACCTACACCCCGCAGTCCGGCGGCGACGGCGCCGTGGCCTCGTTCACCGTCAAACCGCTCACCCCCGGTGAGGTGACGCTCTCCGTCACGCCGCACGAGGTCGCGAAGGGCGGCACCGTCCAACTCGGCGGCGCCGGCTGGCCCGAGGGCACGCCGACCGTCGAACTGTGCGCCGCGGCCGACTGCGCCGCCGACCGGTTCGCGTCCCAGGACGCCGCGGTCGGGGCGGACGGCAAGCTCACCGGCTCCGCCGTCCTCGCCGACACGGTCGAGCCCGGCGCGTACACCGTCAAGGTCACCGCCGGCACGGGGGCCGAGGCGAAGACCAAGGAGGCCGCCCTCACCGTCGCCGAGGAGGCCACACCGGAACCCAAGGTCACCGTGACCCCGTCCTCCGGCAAGGCGGGCGACAAGACCACCGTCGCCGGGACGGGCTTCCCGGCCGACCAGGACGTCGAGATCGCCGGGGTCAAGGCCGACGGCAGCCGTACGTCCGACGCCGCGGTCACCGCGAAGGCCGACGCCCAGGGCGCCTTCTCCGCCGACTACCCGGTCGGCGACCAGGACACCGCCGCGATCAGGGCGACGTCCGGCGACGTGTCGGCCCAGGCCGCGTACACCGTGAAAACCGACGACACACCGCCGCCGTCGGACCCGAACGGCGTCGAGGTCACGGTGCCGTACTCCTGCACCACCGTGGTGGAGGGCTTCGACATCGACGTCCCCGTCATGACCCCGACCCTGGGCGTCACGGTGCTGCTGCCGAGCAGCGCCGCGAAGGGCGACACCGTCGACGTGCAGGTCGCCTTCAAGGACCAGGTGATCAGCGACATCCCGAGCGTCGCGGGCGACCTCCAGAACGGCCTGCACGGCATGGTCACCCCGACGATGAACGTCGTCGTCTCCGACGGCGTCAACGACCCCGGCATCGTGCCCACGACCGTCGCGGCGTTCGACGTCGACATGTCACCCGGCGGCAAGATGCGCGGAGGCCCGCTCACCGGCACCTTCGAGGTGCCCGGCGGCGGTACGTTCTCCTTCACCCCGGGCGAACTCGTCCTGGTCATCGACGCGGCGGCCGGCCCGATCACGGTCACCGCGACCAGCACCTGCAAGCCGACCGGCGACGTCCCGGTGTCCGCGACGCTGACCGCGACGGGCGAGCCCGGAGGCCCGCCCGGACAGCAGAACGGCGGCGCGTCCGGCGGCTCCAACGGCGGCTCGAACGGCGGCACGGACGGCGGCGGGAAGGCCAACGGCGGTACCGACGGCGGTGCTTCCGGCGGCGACCTCGCCAAGACCGGGTCCAGCGCCTCGACCCTCGACGCCTTCGCGCTGGTGGCCGGAACCGCCGTCCTCGCGGCCGTCGGCGTGATGCTCCTGCTGCCCCGACGCCGCCGCGCGCGGGCCGGGAGCTGAGCCAGGCGCGGACATACGGCCACGTGCCGCGGGCCCCACGGAAACGCGAAACCGGGTCCTCCGCTCGGGAACACCCGGGCGGAGGACCCGTTCGCGTACTGTGCGTGCGGGAAAACCCGTCTCCCGGCGGGCGGCCGATGCGAACACCGATGAAGGGACCGCGATTTCCGATGGCTCGACGCAAGGCCGCCCGGTACGCCCTCGGACTCGCGGCGACCGTGGCCGCGTGCCTCGCCGGGCCCCTCCCGCAGGCCGCCGCCGGAACACCGGTGGCCATGCGGGTGACGTGCGAACTGCCGCTCGGCCAGGGCACGCACACCGGCGAGCAGGTGGTGACCCTGGACGCCCCCGCCGAGCCCGTGCGGCCCGGCGACAAGGTCAGAATCCGGGTCACCCTCGGCCCCAGCTTCGCGACGAGCCCCATAGCCCTGCCCGGCACCCCCCTGACGCCGTCCATCGAGGTCGTCCTCTCCGGCGGCGCGACCGGCACGGTCCGGCTGTTCGGCCCCCAGACGCTCGTCGACATCCCCGGCCACCCGGACCCCATCGTCGTGCCGCCCTACGAAGGCGAGCTGACCGTCCCCATCGAGGCCCGCGGCGACATCGCGCTGGCGCCCGGCAGGATGGTCACCAACACCACCGTCCTCGGCGTCCAGACCACGACGTGCACGCCGGACGCCCCCGCCGCCGTCTCGACCGTCGTCGCGGTCGCCGCGGACGCGCCCCTCACCGCCCCCGAGGGACAGGCCGCTCCGCCCGCCGACCCGCGGGCGCCGCGGACCGCTGTCCCCGCCCCGCCCCCGGTCACCGAGGCGCCCCTCCTCGGCACGGCCACCGCGACCGCCGAGCCCACCGGGCCCGAACCGTCGAGCGCGACGCTGAAGGCCGAAAACCGCTCTTCCTCCGACGGCGACGACGGGATGTCCGGCGCCACCGTCTTCGGAATCGCCGCGGGCGCACTGGTGTTGCTGATGGCCGTCGTGACCATGCTCATGTCCTGGCGCCGGCACACCGACGACGACTGACCGCGCGCCCCCGCGCCCGCCGGATACCCGCCGGTACGCCACGGCTGCCGGGCCCCTCGGGTGCCCGGCGTACGGACAGGTACGGGACCAACCGGCTTCTGGGTTCTACGATCGGGGCCATGACCCGCGTACTGCTCGCCGAGGACGACGCCTCGATCTCCGAACCCCTGGCACGCGCGCTGCGCCGCGAGGGCTACGACGTCGAGGTGCGTGAGGACGGACCGACGGCCCTGGAGTGCGCCGCCCAGAGCGGCGTGGACCTGCTCGTGCTGGACCTCGGGCTGCCGAAGATGGACGGCCTGGAGGTCTGCAGACGCCTGCGCGCCGAGGGCCACGGATTCCC is from Yinghuangia sp. ASG 101 and encodes:
- a CDS encoding ATP-binding protein produces the protein MTTADRRTARHRTARLTAAPAAVPQARRLLTEALADWGVAPGTDLAYDLRLIVSELAAVSVRNADRLSPTLTLTMVLGDGHIGVGVHDADPRAREAHCDGLGVVHEVVAEAHGIAEVQSTEDGGKTTWVVLPLGTGPATG
- a CDS encoding WxL domain-containing protein, which produces MTYRPGQGTATLVGTAFAVAVTAAVLATFFLFPGGGCNGDACGDASDPTVRAVTDVLPAPGAPEAPGTPGAPAPTGTGSGGDPSADPAARAGGTAGTAADTDPDLWFSTEIGQPSAAPEAPRSASGDVSAMLHAGPLRVLTPAPNPGTGLLTVDRSSGTATGSLTPLLVQDFRGSTTGWSLTATMSDFTGPGGATLDAGRLAWEPRCDAHPGPAAPYPSTAVAGSPVSAGRTALLCSTPSARGVTGGQFDVGADFRLPVPAGSTRSGGYTATLLLTLT
- a CDS encoding HpcH/HpaI aldolase/citrate lyase family protein translates to MAATSRSLRSRRSCMAVPGSNPRFIEKAQGLPVDQVFLDLEDACAPLAKEGARHTIVDSLNNGDWGDRIRVVRVNDWTTHWTYRDVVTVVEGAGANLDCIMLPKVQDATQITALDMLLTQIEKTVGLEVGRIGIEAQIENARGLVNVDAIAAASPRLEAIIFGPADFMASINMKSLIVGEQPPGYDTGDAYHYILMRILMAARMHDLQAVDGPYLQIKDVDGFRRVAGRSAALGFDGKWVLHPGQIDAANEVYAPSQADYDHAELILDAYDWCTSEAGGKKGAAMLGDEMIDEASRKMALVISAKGRAAGMTRTSKFEPPQG
- a CDS encoding ATP-binding protein, yielding MSALRSRAAGDGDFRSGEPGARQVRRLPFGTGAGAVTRARTFLRTAMQAYGWRPASDQAVELAADDIVLVAVELVTNACLHGGGPVELRVVRADGVVRVEVEDRTEVQPVPRDPFEGTRTGGHGLLIVRRLSRRWGAVVHPGRGKTVWAELAEPGRGTGS
- a CDS encoding WxL protein peptidoglycan domain-containing protein, which gives rise to MTDTPTSPRGRSPRSPRAGLRSRALSLLTVLGTVLAAFLVVPPPAAHAAGNGEWSVDPYVPPGGDQNNRRYFFLNGSAGDTINDTVVITNSSERPMTFKVFGADAFNTPRDGAFSVRRIDDPQKGIGAWLRVAPGQDTVTLQPKTRIAVPFGIAIPANARPGDHIGGILALNTEPVGQQQDGQVRVDLKMQVGARIYLKVDGPTLPAMEVRDVRVERDAGIGEFFGSGAATIHYTVVNRGNVIVRPHLELKVSGLFGRTLLTRTSDPRNPLEIFPGESVELVQKWGGAPRLDRVDVDVKAVSEQDGVTLSDKAGTAYTAVPWPALLTLALLLIAGGVAWQLLRNRKGGGGTGDDKAENNGPDAPAGDDAAPGHDGTGKDAPETNAPAADGSPGSDAGTGATADDATREIVPVPKAGDETADPAGVPR